From the Erpetoichthys calabaricus chromosome 12, fErpCal1.3, whole genome shotgun sequence genome, the window caacgccccctaGTGGTTCACAATGGACAGCAGTGTGGTTTgatgtcaaataaaaaaacatgaaagccTAAAATTTCCAtgcttttaatttataaaaaatatacagcgCAGAGCTTGATATTCAAGTGTGTCTGACACTAGAGGAATTTCCCGACAGGTTAACAACCAATGGGGGGATTTTGATGGCTTTGGGGGATTTTATCATAGGGTTTAAAAATAGTTTGTGCGATCCTCATCACGGACCGTCTGATTTATCTCACTGTTTACATTTATTCAATTTGTTAAATTGCTGTTTCTGTATACAAACTGAAACCCAGCCTTAAAAATTCGGActtgagcgtcagtaggctttgcaccctggGAACCAAGTGACCCAAactcttctctaacatttcagtagttatttatcgctctgatgctgatctctctgatcataaaatatGCTAGCAATTGGTGAGAAGAATTCatgattaattgcagaattacggtatttgagggttcctctttctcttgcatgatttgcctcaaaaactaatcagcacatcgtcatctcataacaggcctaAATTTTCCAGTTTGCTCTTTTTCCGTCCGGCCATTTCAGCTCAAGACCGACTTCAAGAatctgtgacacacagacaaacacccatcatcgagatatcgatgtCTTCTGTACCAGGGggccctaaaatgtcgagatccggcaaaaaccagagatcaacagcttttgctcctcccccataaaCGATAAGTTATGGTGGgccagggtgcaaagcaaaaaattgACACATTATGAAGTTATTACCATGTACGTTTGTAAATTCCAGAATAATTCGAGACGAAAATTTTAAGTCAGGCTTGTCAGAAAACGTCATTCACCGTTGTGAGAGTCCATGGAGTGGACAATAGCAGGTGAACAGTGAAAAGTTAACGTTTATTTTCCGTATTTAATGGACAAGTCAAAAGAACTCGAATTTCAGGTGTCACAAGCTCCTGAcgctttaattttccaaacattttttggTTTGTTGCAACTTTTAAGTCTGTTTTCGTGAATAAAATATGATTAAATCAAACCTGTTAATTAACGATTATATGATTTCAAAATTCCCGTTGTTCTGATGATGTCTCACGTAACTGGGCAGACTTTGTATTACTGATACCTGTGGACTAATCTGGAATTGGACAGCCATATCAACAGCCCATTTGCTCCCACAACATCCAAatctgttttgtttgtgctttcatCACGTTTGGTCTATTTTagttattattgtaataaacatTAGTTTATAATGCAACAAAAGGAACAAATGTACTGTTTGATGATTCGATTTCAGCAATTACGTGTTCCGTTTTAGCAGCCCCACTAATGTCTCCGAGATTATGGGATTCTGTCGACTCATTACGTGTCACATCATTAGAAATTTGCCTCATTGGATGTCTGAAAAATGTGGAAGTTTTGAACGCTagctaaataaattttattctgaaaataaacaagTGGAGAAGTTGATTTTGCTGCCGTGGTGGACTGATACATGGGAGGGTTTGCCAGGTCTTGGTCTCAGGTTGCATCTAATTAtccatgactttttattttttgtgtgtatttcagCTAAACCAAAAGTGCAGATCTACACCAGAAATCCAGGTGTGTACGGGCAGGAGAATGTTCTCATCTGCTATGTCAGTGATTTCCACCCTCCCAATGTTAAAGTTCAGCTGTACAAAAATGACGTGAAAATTCCCGGAACCAAGACCTCTGACTTGGCCTTCAAGAGGACCTGGGACTTCTTCCTGATGCAGACCGTCCCTTTCACACCCCAGAAGGGCGACATTTACTCCTGTGCGGTGGATCACAGCACCCTTACGGGTCCTTCAATGTACACATGGGGTGAATATCTCCTTTTAAAGCTGAGCACTTCTTTGTGGCAGCCAAATTATGATCGCCTGGGGTAGCCATTTAAAGTTGTTTGCTTTGCATTTGCCTGGTCGTAGGGGGGTACTTAACCTGGTCACGATTCTTGTTTTGAAAGGTGGTGAAAATGCTAAAAGTTCAAACTGTTTTGTTAAGGATTGGACCAAGGAGTTTAGCCAAACCTGAAAATGATGAGAAAATGGGGACAATGAAGTGGGACTAACACTTGAGCTGAGCAGCGAGATTGAGGGAGGCACTTCATAATGTCTGCGTACACAGAGAGAGCGATGGAGAGACAGTTCAGGGGGTTTGGGTATGTTGTAAGGGCGCCACCCCTGGGGAGCTCTCCctggaactactctgggcactCCCCACCAGGAAGCGCTAGAGGaattatatctctcagctggcttGGGAAGACCTGGGAATTCTCCAAGAAGAGCTGGAACCTGTAGATGTGGACAGAGAGGTCTGGACTTGTTGCTTGTCCTCCTGCCAAGGCAACGCTAGCCAGGAAAAGTAGTTTGAGATGAAGATGATAagatttatacatatacagtactgtgtatatactagtgtatatatatgtgtgtgtatatataagtatacagatatataatatatgtaatatacagtatatatatataattgagaAGCAGAGAAGTCGAACGAGGTACTTTATTGCATACCATATAATCTGGAGGACTAATAAGGGGTGTATGCCAAGACCCACTGGCACAGCAGGACATTTCTGGTTGGATTGTTCTGTTCCCCTGGTATTATATGGTATGGTTATATTTTATGCTCATCCTCCTCTCTTCTGTTGTGGTTAACCTCACACCACCATAAGTCAAACTCTGATTTATTTCACAGGCCTCAATGCTTTAGGTTTTGGGGTTTGTACATAGAGACTATCCACCTCTTCAGCAGCTCAGCTTATTCTCATTTTGTATGAAGTTTGTTTTCATGAATAAACCATCTTCGAAAAACAGAATCTTACTGGAATGTAAAGTATTGTGCAGCACGATACCTAATGGAGCTCCTAGATGATGGGTGcaaccactgtgtgtgtgtatgtgtgtgtgtggtgtttgaaTGTTGTTTTGGATGTGTCTGCCTCTCCATTTCCACACACTTGGTCCTTTTGGAGTTGACCGGCCACCTGTCATGCAGTTCTTTGTGTCACTGCTTGGCCTGCCCACCATTTGTCCCTGCTCAGCTTTTAAGCCTGGCTGTGCTGTCATTCTTTGTTCATTGCTATTTGGCTGACCTTGTGTGTCTCCAGCTGGTTAGTTTTCTTCTAGGATGTCTAGAAAAGCCTCTTATGTAAAATTCCTTATTCTTTGAAGAAGTGTAGTGAACGGCCTTCTCTTAACTGTATCCCCCAAGGCCCAAAGACGGGTGGAAAGTTTGATCCCACAGCCTTCTAAACTGAACTTTATAGATTATGGGGTCAAATCCTAAACATCcaatcactgcctgtgtggagatTCAACCTTCTCCCTGTGTCAGCATGGATCTTCTAAGCACATCTTCAAAGATGGGTGTGTTAGGTTCACTGTGCAGGTTGCACAGTATGTAGTTGTGAGCATGAGTGGGCTCTGCTTTGCACTTTGCAAAGTTCCAGactttttcctgccttacacctgatgttgctgggacaggcttcaCCCTTCTGTAAATGAATTGAATGGAATGTGTTTACTAATGTGGGCAGTGCTGTGGCACAGTGTGTGGCACTGCTACCTGATTAATCCAGCATCCAGGGTTTGATTCTCCTGCTTTCTCACTGTATGATATAATTTTAGACTATTTACAATGACATATGGTAGTTATTCTGTTGGTGTTGCATGTCTGAAATAAATGAAGCCTGAGGAGTGCAGAATTGTTGTTTGTGCAGAGTTTTATGCAGTCCACTAGGAGCAGGTGTGTGGTTGCTGTCATACAGTTGTGTCCTTCCTCCATGTCTTTCTCTAACTtggattttctgctttttcatttgcaGAGCCTGATATGTAAGGAGACCCCTATTAGGTATGTATTGATTTCTATATATTGTGGAGATTTTAGTCTGTTATAACATAAAGCACCCCCCAGATGATTTAAAAGCCCTCAGAGGTGACTAACTAACCCACAGTGGAAATTTTCAGATCTGCTAAAGTTGACGTCACCTTATGCAACTTCTAGTTTCAGATTTGCTGATTGCGTTGCTAACAAagtcagtttaaatgactgataATCACTGGGCATGTCTACTCTACCGACCAAGTGGTAGTCTACCGATGCAGGTGTGCTCGCCCCTTTTTCTGATAGCCAGTGCACTGGCTCTGTACGAAGGGTCAGCAGCTGGCAGCAGTTCAGCAGAAatttctgccccccccccccctcccttttTACGTGGCCATGTATATCACAATTATGGGAGCACACCGCCAACTGCGGCCAACTCActaaaataccgtatatactctcgtataagtcgggtcttgaaacccgaaaaatcaatcataaaatccgaccctgacttatacgcccgttcgaaattgcaacacttaattttatttgttacatcttcttgcctcctccaatcttgcatcagtttctcagacacatcgaatttttttgcattttttttgttaccaatttttttcgctacttcaatgacgtttaatttaaaaccagcttcatattttcttctgatcgagcgctccatcgtaaataagggatgctcttacgatagaggtgtatgagggtgtgagatacaaaaaaacacaaatcagtgcaaacgttatTTCGGAATAGTGCGGGTATTACCGTGCGGTCACGTAGGGACAATACACAGaaacaaaaggccgtgtgctccgtggttactctctcaggtgggcgttagcatatcgtaatctcttggaccgatAGTATGAGTGTTCCACATTCGACATACGACCAACAtttataaaatacctgaaattatactgtaaaatcaaaccCGACTTATCCACGCGTATATACGgtaatgtaaatgaaggctatgacagaAATTCTCTAATACCACATGGCCTTTGTAACAAATGTGCAGCTCCTTTACAGTTTTGCCATTCATTTCACAacctctcttttttgttttacatcctAACTCGCTAGTCATGTGACATTCACTTCAATCTGTGCCGTCATTGGTCAGCTTAGATACTCCCATCATCCTTCAGTAAAGGAGCCCTTCTGCATGTTGcctgtgtttttcctttctttgtcaAGTTTCTGTGAATCATTTCTAAGCATAGTTGCCACATACTGAGGATAAGCCCTAATTactgtcttgtttttttatttccacagtTAAGAAGAAGATCTTCAATCTGATTTTGATGAACTGCTTGAACTTCACTTTTTCAAATTATCAATAGCTATCAATAATCTGGTCATTTATTATaacttctttctcttctccataAGATTGGAATGGCTTCTTTTTTTTagtactttctttgtttttgcttgAAATGTTTTGCGTCTGACATCTGCACTGCAGAACTACCACCCAAGAGAGCCGAGATGGTGGGAGCCTGGAGCGCCTCTAGAGGTGAGAGGTGGAAAAGCAGCCAGCTCCATCCAGCCGGTCTGCACCCTGCCAGTCTGCCAGTCAGGGAATGAAGAACTGATTTGTCCAATCAGATACCTGACTGTTCAAGTGGGCGGGGCTTGAGTAATTCCTAGCTAGACAGCTTGAGGTGGCACCGGGGTCCCTGCTGGCCGAGGCTCGTATTTATCCACTGGGTATAAACTTTGCTCGTAGGTGAAAGGAGAGAATTTcttgattttttctttaaaataaattgtggtaGTAGTTCAGTTAAGATGAATATATTGTTTTTCAAAGTGAGTCATTATAGTTGTTTGAAAGTTCTGATTGTGGAGGtgcaaatgcacaaaaacatttaaaaacaaccttTAAAAGAAATGTTTGACATAAAAAcctaagaaaagaataaaaatacagcATAGACCCCCAAGCAATATGTTTTTACTGTTTAGTAACTCTGAATTATTTcctccttttgttttttaaattgcacaataaaaaagatttagtgaatcccacaataaattgaataaaatcaTAATGGAGGaaaaggtgtgtgcctttctcaaGCACTTGatgtaaaaagtataaaattttGTAACGAGTTTGTAATTGTCCTTGTTAGCCGATAGCCAAGGAGCTGTAGTGCAGGGGggtttttatttgtataaagaACCTGAAGCCCCCAGTAATTTGGAGTGAAGGGAtgtctttgttttctgtttccaAATTAGGGGACTATTaagtacttttaaaatgaaatcaatatgTTTCTGAACATAATACAGTGAGAATAATTTTCAGTAAATGTTAAGATTTGTGAAAACTTGCAAATAGTACTGTAAGTATGTCCTTACCAATAAAATGACTCTTCAGAGGTCACATCTTTCTGTCTCGTTTTTATATTCTCTTTTATTTGGAGAGGCGGCCATTCACACCACTAGTCACTGATTTGTTTAGCTAAGAGCTCGGCTGTCCACATATCTCAGTTTCAAGgtgtctgcttcaactccatgtcttggtagtttgttccagattcccactgCTGTCCTAAGTGAAGTTCTCCTTTCCATTCACTGGAGTATGCGATTCACCGTTAACTTGAACAAATTCTTCTGGATCTACTTAatgcttttgaggattttgaagacctgggttAGGTCCTCACACAGTCTTCCTCAGTTTtattctcagagtctgtcacagtaggacacgtCCTCAAGTCCTGGGATGTATTTGTTTGATCTTCTcttcacagcttcaagtgctgttatgtctttcttgtagcgtggtgaccagaactgtacacaacactccagatgtggtctcactagtgcattatatagcccCTCGATTTACAGTCGACAGCTTTTACAATATGGCCTAACATTTCATTTGGTCTGCACGTTGGTTAGGACTACCGCTCATGAATGCATCGCTAAAGAGTGAATATCAAACTGTAATTGTCTCCGAAACAGACTGAAGTTACAAAAAAACGGTATAACTCGGCAATTACCGTTCTCTGTTGGTCACCACCATCTATGTGATATGGGAGATTCACTCagaagaggccctgaatattctgttgtaactcccgatAGGAAGAAGCAATCTGAACCCAAACAATCCGCTCTCTACCTCGACGagtgtgtaatcgattgcattacatgcgatgctggaagtggtttccgttttctgccagacacatttcgacgcggtgctccatgttcctgaacgtatcagCATCTCAGgtgggggaatagcagcaatttcaagttggatgttttcctttcaaatcttccacagtgtgaggTTTGTTCCGattagacttttcctttgagcgtaccccaaaggaagaagtctggtggtgtcggATCCGGCAACCATgttggccaaagcccctttgaaatgaccgTGCTaccgaagaaggactcaatttctggtGTGTTCCTTACTGATGTGTGACAGgtttgctccatcttgctggaagtaaccttccattaactcacgatcatccagttgattctgacattgcttaaatgaattggtgacccagTAGGGAAGatgtgctgctcaatactgtacaccaccatcctgatgagcagtcgagtgactgagtgaaggggtacgagcggtaggcacccagaagttgcaaatggaggttaaaggtCACGACAGCTGTCCGGCGCCTACCTCATCGTTCCGACGCAGGCACATCCCGGCTTCTTCGAacctccatatactgaggaggatattgcatgttgtttcattcagattgcttcatcctagtgagagttattacagaataatgggggtctctttcgagtgaatctccctgtataaaaGTTCTCTATAGTCCGCCTTTCACCGGAACAATTCTCTGAGGTGGTGCATCGATTGGATAAttatattgcattatttgcatatgtCAGTGAGGATTAGTACAGCTCGAGATAAAGAAGATTTCAGTGTgagcaaaagaacattaagagaagacctgactgaaacggttaaaattatgaagggaattagtccagtggatcgagacggtgacttcatcaagaacacaggggcagACACCATTGGAGAGTTGTTacgagtaaatttcacacaaacatttgggagtttttcttcacacagagaacctaagacacttggaataaatgaccaagtagacagtagaactttagagaccttcaaaactcgacttgatgttatttgagaagaattaagtggagaggactggcaacCCAGCCacagatgcacaaaccagtgtgttttttcaaGTCGGTCCCGAGCCCgcataaatggggagggttacgtcaggaagggcatccagtgtaaaattttgccaaatcaatatgcggatagatgatccgctgtggcgacccctaacaggagcagccgaaagaagaagaagaagaaatggagaggactggcgagcttttttgggctgaatggcctgttctcgtgtaGATTGTTCTCATTTTCTAATGACATAATaaataggaattgtgggtaaatgtttaaatctaattattttacttcagttgcaCTGAGTTTTGTGGTTATATTAAGCTCATCAGTTTATTTCAATAACTTAAATAAAATGTCTATGTTTATAGAGCTGACTGATTGTAATTAGATGGTCACCATCACTGCAAGCTACCAGTTAGGCTGGTGGTTTAAAATAGAGAACTCAGTTTGAAACATCTGAAActaattagaatttttttaatttagagaaaTGTTAAgagcaataaataaacaatcaattaattaaaaagcCTGCAAAGACGGCCCAGTTCCGAGTTGTTTTCTGAAGTCTCAACCACtcaagcacacatttatttgagACATTTCTGTAAGTCACGAAATGACAACCCTCGACCTTCTCAAAATCCACCGTTTGGTATTCTGACAATCCATACTTCACTCTTGCTCACTCCTAGCTCCCCTCTTGTGTCTCCACATTTCGACGTAGAGGTCTGGCAGTGAGGATTCCCCTTAAAACAAAGGGGGTGATGGGGCACCATGTACAGCATCATCTAGGGCAACAGAGGGCCTTGAGTTAGGGGCTCCAGCTTCACCACACTCTAGGAGTCCCCAGCACTGGACGACAAAAGAAAACTGGCCATAGCTAGACAACGCTGTCATCTAGTGGACAGATCAGGTACTGCAGAACATTGttatctttatatactgtatacagtaatatgCTACCTTGAGCTggtcgtttgtctgtccaggattttaaatcatctgcagctcgcaaaccgtttcacctattaacttgaaatttggtacacatatactatgggACGTCTACTATCCGATTTCGGGGTGATgagttttattactctttttatttttattttattttattgtaaaaatcaactctcggcagcgcacagcagggcagccgtgcagcgcatgcgtatgggcgccgttctcattccttaccaccttcgctaatcattcttgaggcagattgaagacttgagtggcatcttaagtgaaaaattgtaatcgcaacacaaaaattaacttaatcagttttaatgcgaaaagatgccgacgataTAAGacaagcagcgggccgctagggtttagaaaagaagagctgctcaggaaggagcaagcacatcaatctctgagcaaatgaatgctaaacgtacagagaaagaggaggaaaactaagAATGCGCAggtcaagtgtgttcactgcacgttatcgtgcaatacgccgttactggtctttTTATATAACttgccatgtgcgcccaactacgttgcgcatgttaaagttgtctgtgaaaggCTCCCTGTTGAAatgtggctgccagtcgtgaactgggcccttcgtcgcacagcattatgattttttataagggaaacaaaattacaaaacgaaacccttggacattgattcgatag encodes:
- the LOC114661788 gene encoding beta-2-microglobulin-like; the protein is MNFLVAFVVLGVVCCSVSAKESKPKVQIYTRNPGVYGQENVLICYVSDFHPPNVKVQLYKNDVKIPGTKTSDLAFKRTWDFFLMQTVPFTPQKGDIYSCAVDHSTLTGPSMYTWEPDM